The segment ctctggctgctccatgcagactgacatctctggctgctctatgcagactgacagctctggctgctccatgcaggctggcaactAAGTCTGCAAATTAAGGTCGGactacacacacagttttactgtgtgttgcaaatgtattttttgCACTTAATCTCTGTCTTACTGTCCTTCTTGATGCTACCGGCTACAATCTAGAATGTTGAAAACACTTAGTTCAGGAATTGTACtaacatctcactcactcacatatatagttacagcaggccaaggcaggagagtcagacacacacacatgcaacaacatcactcacacttacttccagtattggagttgttggttctgtgggtcgggcagatggggcaccagcatcctcctcctgaatcctcttcacgatggctgcagaagctgtggtccttgggatatgttgcctactctggatttgaggtcttaccaatgcctttcCCAGCTCATCAagaaagagccgtctcctctgGAGCTTCCTTCTGTTCCAATCTTGGTTCAATGCCATTCAGATGATGTCCAAGATTTGAAGAATATCACAAGTCAACTTCCTCTTGAGGAGCTCCTGTCCCAGCTTGTGCGAAGTACATTTTTTATTCCATGTGATGTTGTGGCCACGGAGTCCCTGTGTCACGTCCAGGACAACCTGCATCCCTTGATTATTCTCTGGGGCTCCTCCATCTGGCTTCCCCGTATACACTTGCAAGTTCCACGCATATGATGAAGCAGCATCACAGGCAGCCCAGATCTTGATTTCATATTTAGAGGGTTTAGACCGTATGTACTGCCTGAAGAGGCAGTGGCCCCTAAATGGCATAAGCTGCTCATCAACGTTGGGCCCTGGGTTGTAAAACAGGGGAAGGCTGTCCACCCActtgtcccacactgacctgattgcagctagcttgtctctctaccgccgagctggtctggtgtctcagtTATCAAAGCGGATAATCCTGAAAATAATGTGGAAGTTTTCCAGAGACATTGTAAAATGGAAAAGTTCTCTGCCAGTTTCTGCATCCCATAGGGATTCTGTGGATTCCACattggatctgaaaacaccagcaaggatAAGAACCCCAAAGTATCCACGTAAATGAGTTTGGTCAAtttccttccatctctctacaAAAATGTGCCTTCCCTCCAAATTAGTGTGGTCCAGAATGattttctggatggtgtctgggatgaacagtTCAAAAGAAGACTTTATGTCCTGCACATGAGTAAACGCCATCTGCGTCGGCCCTAGTTTTATCCATCTGCGGGGTGGCTCATTCCTTGGGCAAGAAGACCATTCAATTACACCATTCTTTTTACATGCTTATTTCTCCTCCTGCAGGCTGCTGATGAACTGGTTGTTgaagggctggtcctggggctgtctgctgatgggctggtcctggggctggctgagggtcaatcttctcctcttcttccaactcactgtcagactcCGAATTGACAGAGCCTTGATCCTCATATGTGGAAaacactagcttctctctctgcaaaaATGATTTCTAAGAGATCATTTTTGCTATACTGATTGATTGTGGTATGGAGCCACACAtgcaaagctatttatttgttgtgtctCAATTTGTACCAGCTGGGGTAGAGTGTGGGAAAATATAGAATTTTTCACAATGTATCGAAATAATGTATTGTAAAGAcattgtgcttctacacctgcattgtttgctatttggggttttaggctgggtttctgtacagcactttgagatatcagctgatgtaagaagggctttataaataaatttgatttgatttgtgtagtTTCACGCACTACAAAGGGTAAAGAGTGCGAGAAAAGttggagacaggcagacaggttcTTGGTActatgttgaaacagcaggcctagggaggaggaagacaagaGTGAAGTCCCACAGCAAACCTTTTTGTTTAATTTTGATGTGTTTGTACCTACACACCCACCTTTCCACACTTTTATTACACTTGGATAACCAcatatgtaatataaatgtgtaGGGGGGTGTGCACTCAATGAAAATGTAATCTTTTACATGTTCGTCACAGAAAATGAGCCAAGGCCAATGAGTCTCAGGTTAAAAAAATAGTAATTGTATAATAAATATTttagtaaacattgaaaatgtAACCACACAAGGGTTAAGTAGTAATCAGAAATGCGAGGAGAATCATTTATCCATTGCATCTTGGTTGGATCTGAAAAAGTGTCTTCTCATTTCAGATCGGACGTGATTTACTTTCAAATAGTTTACAAATACCTTAAAAAATTGCTATAAATGCCATAAGAAATTTATTTATTAAAGTATTTATGTTAAGTTCTTTATGAATCAGCGATATTCTTGCAATTCTGTTTTCTGAGAGTGGATTTCCTTTTCTTCCAGATTGAGGAGTTGTCCCAACAAGCTCAGCTGGCAGCGGCAGAGAAGTTcaaggtccagggagaagacagaaCGTCCAGCATCCAGGAGAACACACAGAAGCCCACAGTATacaagaggagagcagagaggaagaggtgaagggtCGAAGTTAGCGTGGCCCcatatctgtttgtgctgttctgtcagATCTTGAACCAGGCTTGTTCCAACCTCCATCCTCTGGTGTTTACTTAACTATCATAAAACATTGTTTATGATGTCAGCAGTTTTTACTTCCTCATTATGCTCTAACAGTATAAGCAGTTCCTTATTCACTACCAATGTGTTCCATCATGCTTTGCAGGTTGATGAGACAGCCGTGAAGGACATTGAACTGGTGATGTCACAAGCCAAAGTGTCTCGACTGAAGGCTATATGAGCGCTCAAAAGCAACAATGACATCGTCAATGCCATCATGGTAAGAATATTTAATTGGTTGTCAATCTGTTGTAAATGTAATATCATGTGTAATTAACGTTTTTCTTTGATTTCTATGTTGTAAGGTAATTACAGGCACATCTGGACATTACAGTTCTagattatattctgttctattcaaTGTTGGAATCTCCTAAAATGCAAAAACCTTTTGAATTCTTCTTTGCAGGAGCTGACCATGTAAACACCTAACAACCATGAGGACCAGCTCCAGTCCAACCTTTTAATAGACGTTGTCGGAATTTATTTCAAGGCTAGAAATAAAGTTGTTGAATAAggagccagcagcataccaccctgcataccactgttggcttgcttctgaagcgaaacagggttggtcctggtcagttcctggatgggagaacagatgctgctggaagtggtgttggagggccagtaggaggcactctttcctctggtctaaaaacatatcccaatgccccagggcagtgattggggacactgccctgtgtagggtgccgtctttcggatgggacgtgaAACaaatgtcctgactctctgaggtcattaaagatcccatggcacttatattaagagtaagggtgttaacaccggtgtcctggctaaattcccaatctggccctcataccatcacggtcacctaataatcccccgTTTACAACTGGctcattcctctcccctgtaactattccccaagtCATTGCTGCAAATgggaacgtgttctcagtcaatttacctggtaaaataaaggagATGGAAGATTTTGTTTCTGTTTAGTGTATTTATGTTTCCCATTTATTggtaattaaatacaaaaatcacgtgtatatatatatataaaaaaaatgtttacacaCGTAACACCTGTTCGTACACACCTGCGTTGTACAGGTGAAATCGTTGAAATGTTACagatcgtgtgtgtgcgtgttgccACGATAACAGCGTTAAACCTAGGCTTCAGGTAAAGCGCGCGCAAGAAACTTCCCCCGGCACGAGAGAATGATCCAGAAAGGTCTCCAGACGGTGATAGTGAAACCAGCGATTTCGAGAGATACGTCATTGCGCAGGAGAACGAGGAAACATTTTGCCTTGTCATATTTAGCTACGGATTGAACTCGATTATCCAACAGTACATTGTGACGAATACTGCGTTTTTGGAGCGGAAAGAACTAGATAGCAAGAGATGTAAGTGTGGGATGGAGGGTTGGATGAGAGAGCTAGCGTCCAAAGCAATGGCCACCCTTGCGAATGCAGGGTAGCGTGCTAGCAATTTAGCCATAGCTAGCTTCAAGTTTTGTTACTCAGAGCTTAGCTAtgttagctagccaacgttactTGTCTGGAATGATCCGACGTGTATGTATAGCAACTGCAATAAAATTAAATTTTGTCCACGGGACATAAACGGCAACGCTATAGCTTTAGCTAAccgtagctagctaacgttaggcctACATGCACATGGGTTTACGATTAGTGGGAATGAATGGAGCGCTTGTCAGTTCACTCTAGTCGAATTGTCAGCTTTACACGCCAGGAAAAGTCTCATTTGAGCCGTAATGAGATATTATCAGTAATACAGGCTGGGCTTTAGTTCTCCACAACGGTTAAATGAGCAGATAGTCCTTTATTCACGTGGGCTAGCTATTTCCTTGCAAATAGACTAGACTAGCAAATGTTACTGGCTTGCAAGTTGGAGTGACATTCCATGTGACCTAGCTAGCTCATGAATTAATATATGGAAGGGTGTTGAATCTGGTTAGCCAAGAATAACCATTCGGAATTGCTAGCAAAACCACTGAAATAAGGTCAGAGACCAATGAGCCACCTGATCAAGTATAACCCTGGATCAGGTTGAATGGGTGGAGGAGCTAGACTAGCTTGGCCACCTGATGATGAATGTACTCGATGTATTGTATTGAATGTAACCAAACAATATTATCTATCTTCGTTAGCTAGGTAATGCTTAAATTAAACGTGCAtgctttttctctttctcctgaTGACGCATGCAACAGACCCAGAGACTGCTTTCTAAACAGCAATTTTTTCAGTTTTGCATCCAAAATGAAAGTCTTTTATCCCTTCATTGTTTTCCATCCCAATTTCCTAATGATGGGTTTGCAATTTCCCAAATCTTTATGTTTGGATTTTATGAACAGAGCCTAGAAGACATTGGCTGGTGCTTTGTATTGGACTAATAAGTCATCTCTCTTCTCTATTGTCTAATAGGCAGCCAGCAACAGCAAAGTGGTTTGACAGAAGGGACTCAGTGTTCATTGAGTTCCTGGTAGAAGACAGCAAAGATCTTAAAGTAAAGTTTGAAAAATCAAAACTTGATTTTCGGTAAGCTGCTTCACCATTACCCGGGACACACGGCAGTTTAATTGACACTGATGTTAGCGTCAATTATGAGCTGTCCATAAATTACGCCTATTGCACTTGCAGAAGcagtttcccggacacagattaaaCCAAATCCTGCCTGGActaaaaaataatatttattttccttttagtCCAGGAATAAGATGAAATTTATGGCCCTTACTGTCTGAATGAGCCAACCGttcatctacagtgccttcagaaagtattcacaccccttgacattgactatccctttgaacatggtgaagttattaattacactttgatggtgtatcaatacacccagtcactacaaagacacagctGTCCTGCCTatctcagttgctggagaggaaggaaaccgccctaacccatgaagccaatggtgactttaaaacagtcagactttaatggctgtgataagagagaACTGAggaaggatcaacaacattgtagttactccacaatactaacctaattgacagggcaaagaaggaagcctgtgtaGAATACACATTTTCCAAAACATAcattgtttgcaacaaggcaccaaaagtaatactgcaaaaatgtgGTAAATCAAATCACCTTTTaacctgaatacaaagtgttatgtttggggtaaatacaacacattactgagtaccacactccatattttcaatcatagtggtggctgcagcatgttatgggtatgcttgtaatcgttaaggatttgggagttttttaggatataAATGAAACTGAATAGAGCTAAACACAAGCAAAATCCTAgtggaaaacctgtttcagtctgctttctaccagacactggacaataacctaaatcacaaggctaaatatacactggagttgcttaccaagaaggcaGTAAATGTtcctgactgagttacagttttgacttaaatctacttgaaaatctgtcaagacctgaaaatggttgtctagcaatgatcaacaaccaatttcacagagctttttttttttttaaagaataatgggaaaatgtttcacaatccaggtgtggaaagctcttagataTTTACCCAGAAAGATATGGccgtaatcgctaccaaaggtacttctacaaagtattgactcagaggtgtgaatacttctgtaaatgagatttctgtatttaattatcaatacatttgttttcactttgtcattatggggtatttgtgtgtagatggatgaacaaatatatatatttaatcaatttttaattcagactgtaacacaacaaaatgtgaagtaagtcaaggggtatgaatactttctgaagtcactgtattttactctgttctgtcttttcagTTGTGTTGGCGGGATTGAAAACCTCAAACACCAAAATGAATTGGACCTTTTTGACTCAATTGACCCCAATGTAAgtattattttttttcatttaGCTGCTGAATCACCAACTGCAATGACCTGGATGTTAAATAGGATGAAAAGATGATCCCTCATACAAAATGACTTGTAATATATTATGagcatctctcttcatctccttgtAGGAGTCCAAGCACAAACGTACAGacaggtctgtgttgtgttgtctaaAGAAAGCAAAGGCGGGTATTGCATGGCCACGGTTAACGAAGGACAAGGCAAAggtcagaaatgttttggtacaatATTCTACATTCCCTCttctgttttgtatttctggGCTCTTCTTCAGAAAGTGTCTCGgagtaagagtgctgatctaggattacATCCCTCATGTTCATGTATCTTATTCATCAAAAAGGTCAAactgatcagcactcctactctgagactaaGATCACATAAGAGGGGCATTTTGTCTTAAATGTTGGTTAAAATGTTGATTTGCGATGTCTGTTTTGTTTTCCATAGTTTCAATGGCTGGGTGTCGACTTCAACAACTGGAAAGACTGGGAAGATGATTCTGATGAGGATCTGTCCAGTTTCGACAAATTCTCAGAGGCAAGCTAAAAGCAAACATGTCATGTTGCACAAAGTGTGTAATGTttataaatgtgttcaattattgTAGTTTATTTTTATGTCCAAACAGTGATTGTTGTCTCTTATTTTCAGATGATGAATACGATGGGAGGAGAAGACGGCATGCCAGATCTGGGCATGGGTGGTATAGAAGGTCTAAAAGAGGTTTGtgtttctctcttcttttttTGTTATCTCCAAATGAACTTTACAGCAAATGTCGAAGGAATTGCAAACATTACTGTGATATGATTATGTATGGAAAAGGATATCTACTTGCTTTTATGTTTTGCAGTTTCGAGTAAATTTGACACTAATCGTCCATTTCTTTTATTTACAGCACGACAGTGATGATGAAAGTAAGTTTTGATAACATTTTAGCACACGACCAAAGAATGTAGCAAGCAGACATTCTTGAGCATTTTCACAGTACATTTAATTTTAAGTTTCTTGAAAATCCTCATACCATCCACACATGAGTGATGTTGTGGAATTGGTAGATTAACTTTTTACCTTAAGTCTTCTAACTTTTCAGAGATGCCAGACTTGGAGTAATGGGAGCATTAAAGGATGTTTTGTAACCGATGACAACAAGGAAGTAAAGCCTCCGAAGGTCGGTTGAAGAGAAAAATTAGAGATGAGTTATTGGTAGCCGTATTTGAAAGGAGGAAACGTCACCAGTTTTCCAAACACATCACAGGAAACTCGCTGATGAAAGACTGTCTGTCGTAACATGACACCAGAGCATTCTTTAGCCACTGTCCTAGTGTGGTGCTGTTCTAATTCTGCATGGAAAATTCAGTTGTTTCCATGATGTGTTGTTGTGGGGTTTAGTACCATCATCCTTTAACTTAATCAGGGGCCACGTTGTGGAACATTCAGATTGAAATACGTCATGTAGATCACACACGCCTCTGACATGTAGAGTTAAGGAATCATGTCGGTTCTATTCATGcaatttctatctgcaacgtttGACAATGTTTGCCTGCTGAATGTGGCCCTGCTCTGATGGGATAATATCTTAGTTACACCCCACCTCTCCCTTTTTTATTTAATAATGTCTGTGAGGTTACGTATTAAATTTAGACATATTTGTGAATTGTAAATTAGGGGGAAAAAACAGGTTTCAAACAACCGCCTATTTTCAATAAAGTAGtttcttttttaaataaaaaatgtcccATTTTATTGTTCATACTGTTCATTTTGTTTCAGTTTGATTTTTGTTATGTATCTATAGTTTTAACTCCAAGCAAATATTTTCCCAGTGTACATTAACGTGCAAATATTACAGGTAATAGTTCATTCATTGATTTTAAATATTGAGGTATTTAAATGAATATGCATGTTAACCTTATTTTACAGTATAACTTAAGTTGTACGTTATAATGATACAACCTTTCCTTGCAATCACATTTTGCGAGGATGTTTTTTCTTTAGTGTATATCAATGTAAATACCGAACATTTTCAAAGGATATACCGGTAGTTTATTTCAACATTTTGGACATTTTGTATCAAACAAAAGTGTTGGAGCAGATGTCAAATATTATTTATTCTATTTTCAAAAGCGTGCAGAAACATAACAAAAACATAACTTGTCAATAAATTACCTAATTTAATTTGCAAGTGTTAAAGCAAATGCACTACTATGTTTcagcaactttttttttttttttttgcagatcAGGTTAAATAAATTTCAGTTTGTTAAATGCAGTGGGAATTTTTGTTTCCGTATTTCTAATAAACTGTGAGACTAAGTTGATGTTTGGAGGTTGTCTGGTTTAATACAGTGTCTCTTGCTTCTTAAAGTGAGAATAACATGTCTCCAATAGAGGGTATGAACAAAGATAATTTGTTATTTCAGCATTGTCACTTACATGCTTATACATCCTCTGGCCACTTGGGAGTGCTGATGGTCTACCATGGCTACAAACCCAGATATAGTCTATTGAGAGAATCTATTCAGATTAGGAACCATCATATCAATATTATGTGCTGCCAGTCTAGGATACCTTGCCTTTTGGACAGTCCCACTTGAAGTTTTCATTTTCCTCAATAAAATGATTTGCTATTGGGTCAGTATAGGAGCATGCTAAATGTCACaactgtgtgccattcagagagaaTAATATGAGACTTTagtaaacactaacacacactaattGAGTTCTTAATGTTGGTAATATTCTCCTTATTGAAGATGTATGCACAAACCATTAATTCCAGGTCCATTTTTACTTACATAAATTCAATCCCTGTTGGAGTTAATAAATATCAAATTTATATTGCGGTTTGATTTTCAATTTGGTTAGAAATAATGTATATTCGGTTCAAGGAGATTGGAGCCAATTGAGTTTATCTTATTGAATTTAGTACCCTAAATGAACGCTCTGTAATATTGTATGTCAttgagaccagtagagacagtgCCCATCATTTACCAAAATATATGTGTAAAATTGAGAGTTGTgaaaataaagatataaaacgcCTGTCATCTCCCTGGTAATAATGAACATCAAAACTGTTTTTTCCTACAGTTCAATCTAGAAAAAAACAGACCGACAGAAGAATCTGAATTTtaggaagtttttttttttttacatgttaaaTAATAAATCCAGGGTTCTCTGCTTATGAAAGTATGTTTATAATATGTTCTTGATAGGATCCAAGCATATTGTTATACTGTATCACGTCTTTTCCCATACCTTTCATAACCAAATGGCCAAAGAGGAGACATTGTATAGATTTGAAATTATATTGTCTATCCATCCAGTTTCAACAATCATGGTCAattaaaaaataacattttacaCTGTACATCACAAAGCTTTTCAATGGAATACAAACATAATTATTTTAATTTCAAAATGTTCAACATAAGTCATAAACTAAAATAAGGAATGAAATCTATTCTATCTACCGCTGGAGAAATCAAGCGAAATGAAAGTGAATGTAAAAGGAGAATCAGCTTCATGTCTTGTTCAGTTTATTGCTCTATCAAGTAGTGAAAATGGAAGTGGTTTGTAATAACACTATGAGCTGGTTCAACACTGCAGTACCCCTCCATCGCATCACAAGAGTCCCTGCAGCATCAACTGTCCTGTCACCTTTAGATCGGAACACAAAATGGCCGCCTTGTAAagagcgggaggaggtagggtgTGAAAGcaggaaggaggaatggagggaagagtAGGACTTAGGAGTCAAAAAAGGGGGGTTTGACCTCCAAGTTTAATGTCCCTCTGATGCAGATGTTATGAAGAGATCATACAGGTGCACATTTAGTTTACCTCACGTCCACACCTAGTAACACAAAGCTAATGAATTAAATCGCCTCAGTTTAGGTGATTATCTTCTCGATTCTTCTCAGTTTTTACCCCCCAGGTTTAAGAACCATAGCCTGGtttcagatctgtttgtgctgtcttgctaaCTTGGTGGCAACATAGCACAAACAGAACTAGGACCAGGTTATATGAACCTGAGTTTGGAGGGCAAAACAGACTAGATATCAGAGAGGTGGATGGAGGTGGATACACTGAAAATAACTCCCTGATCTTAAATCGATCCCGCTTCCCCTAGAGAGAAGAGAAAACGCACCAGGTGTCTGCTAACACCAGCAAGAAGCCACTGCATCATCATGCACTCGTTTTGGTTTTCAGCCACATTTGGgtgattttttttcttttaaAGGTTATGTATAAGAAAGAACTACAATCAACTAAGAAAACGAGCTTGATCCACATAACAAAGCCAGTCAGgttttttgtcattgttgttattaCATAAAATGACACAAAATGAAAGCCAATCCAGCTGTCACACCTCTGTACATAAATCCGCTCTAAGGGCACAAGCTTTAATGAAAAAAAAAAGGCATTCCAGAAACGGAGTAAAACGTAACAGTCTGGTACAGACAATACTGGTACTGAACTGCATACAGTAAAAACCCTTTTATCTTCTTAGGCACTTAACATGGCTGTATCGAAGTCAATGAGAGCCAACAGGTCAAAGAAGTGGAATTTTGtagtaaaaaaatgtataataatgtacaatTTGGTAGCTTTGCAGTAGGAGACTTgcgccagtaaccgaaaggtttcttgatcaaatcctcgagctgacaaggtaaaaatctgtcattctgcccttgagcaaggcagttaacccactgttccccgggcaccgaTGACAATTAAGGCAACCCCCCGCACCACTCTGACTcaaaggggttgggttaaaaggtggaagacacatttcagttgaatacattcagttgtacaactgactaggtatccccctttccctttcaagATGTGTTGAAATAGAGATTGAGTTAACAAAAGACCTGTTCaattttgtgtgttgtgtgtttattCTGATATAAATCTGACTGTGTTTGTGCTCCCCTTGAAGAGACACAGACTCAGCACAATTTAACTTCAACACAAAAATTGAAGGGCTTTGCACTCTAAACATGTTGTCTGTAAAACTACTAGTGAAACAGAACTTTACTGTAACAAAATCAatgaaggaggggggggggcaaaggaTGCTTCTTTCCCTTAGAATAGGCTACAGCGTGATGAATAAAACAACAAAGCATGATAACGAACAAAGGAATTGTGGTAATGAAAAAAGGCCAGAATAAAAATGGTTTGCtaaaacaggcacacacacgcacacacaacacacgcgAGACTTGAAAATGGAATTTGAGTCGAATAAAATCCTCATAAATTCTTTAAAGGTATAATATAACATACATGTCAGGTTCCCGAAGTTTcatgaaacaaaaacaaaaaaaacacaagggAGAGATTCAAACTGGATGAAAAAAATTAAAAAGCATGCAGAAGTCCACTGCTCTACTGTAGCTTCACTCCTAGCAGACTACAAAcgtgcgcgagagagagagagagagagagagagagatgcccctGTCCTGAGCAGTTATAGCCACCTGGTCAGCCAGGAGTGACCCATTCCCTACACCACAGGCCACAGCAGGGTGCTTTCTTCAGTGGCAACTAAGTCCTCTTCTTACCCTACATCTTTATCCTGCAGTCCAAGGGGGGAGGTATGGGTGAGGGTCagtggtggagtgttggaggGTGGTTAGGGCTGTTTCTGGAACAGCAGAGTGAGAATGAGGATGGTGAGGAAGGTGGAATTGTTGTGAGGGTGAGGAGGGTTTGTGTCTATGGTCCATATGTACTATGTGTGTGGGTGAGTTAAATGGgaagggggggaagaggtatgtgtgtgcgtgtgtgttgggtGGGGTTGAGGGTTCGGAGGGAGTTTGGGTACAGAATAGGGGGATAGGGGGTTCAAAAAGCCAACCTTCTTCCACTAGGCTTATAGGGCCTGAGTCTTGAGCTCAATGGCCTCTCCTCGGGTGTCCTGCTGGCTCTCAGCCTCTGGGGGCCTGGTGCCCTTCAGTATGGCCATCCTCTCAGAGAGACCGCGCATGCGGGGAAACAGCATGAAATCATAGATAATAGCTCCCATAGCACCACCAATCATCGGACCCACCCAGTACACCTGGCacaggaccagaccagaccagaccggagagggagacagagacacaaagagagagatagaaaggggaATGTGTTGGTGAGTTCATCTAGCTATTTCACAGTTCTAAACTCCAAACAACATATTGTAAGTTGTTGCAAATTGCTATAAATTGTTGTAAAATCTTTAAATTGCTGTATGTTGTGGATTTGTAAGGTGTGAACAAAGTGTCTTACCCAGTGGTTGACAAAGTTTCTGACCAGGACAGCGGGGGCGAAGGACCTGGCAGGGTTCATTCCAGTACCAGTGTAGTACATCTATATCAAAGAGAAT is part of the Oncorhynchus masou masou isolate Uvic2021 chromosome 33, UVic_Omas_1.1, whole genome shotgun sequence genome and harbors:
- the LOC135528518 gene encoding prostaglandin E synthase 3-like — protein: MQPATAKWFDRRDSVFIEFLVEDSKDLKVKFEKSKLDFRCVGGIENLKHQNELDLFDSIDPNESKHKRTDRSVLCCLKKAKAGIAWPRLTKDKAKFQWLGVDFNNWKDWEDDSDEDLSSFDKFSEMMNTMGGEDGMPDLGMGGIEGLKEHDSDDEKMPDLE